Proteins encoded within one genomic window of Zavarzinella sp.:
- a CDS encoding putative sulfate exporter family transporter: MKSWFRTEDVLAVLLGTLIIGLSLAALADANLLGWSVAVKEWADPAKAMVPSSKSFAGLTGYGALAITFVFLLAVLTGGAAFLQYRPGPFAVRFGVLFLLAFGCWVAGHNSYIAATPNKRPPGVGWSLGLTGEAGYLLALVGGLLIGNLLPRIANWFKQAARPELFIKTGIVIYGAVLGAKAAEESGRATAILFRGLAAIIEAYLIYWALVYLLARKVFGFSREWAAPLASGISICGVTAAITTGAAIRARPVVPVMVSSLVVIFAVLEMLILPPLAHYIMPNEPMVAAGWMGLAVKTDGAAFSSGEVTAGLYYPDPEDPARKWMALTTTTVKVFIDVFIGVWAVVLSVIWSWKIEKKEGSSRLPLREIWERFPKFVFGYALTFGIFFLVGLSSPEVIPDLKRGTSQADVFRRLFFVLTFFSIGLATNVRRLWAEGLGRLALVYIVSLFGFVIWIGLAISWLFFHGVPAGSN; encoded by the coding sequence ATGAAATCCTGGTTCCGCACGGAAGATGTGCTGGCGGTCTTACTTGGCACGCTGATTATCGGTCTCAGCCTGGCTGCACTCGCGGATGCAAATCTGCTGGGATGGTCAGTGGCAGTGAAAGAATGGGCAGATCCTGCAAAAGCGATGGTGCCCTCTTCAAAATCCTTTGCTGGCCTCACTGGCTACGGCGCATTGGCAATCACCTTTGTTTTTCTGCTGGCGGTACTTACTGGTGGCGCAGCGTTTTTACAATATCGACCGGGGCCATTTGCCGTTCGCTTTGGTGTACTTTTTTTACTCGCTTTTGGCTGTTGGGTCGCGGGCCACAATTCGTATATCGCTGCCACGCCAAATAAACGCCCACCCGGGGTGGGATGGTCGCTCGGTCTCACGGGGGAAGCAGGCTACCTGCTGGCACTTGTTGGTGGCTTGCTGATCGGCAATTTGCTCCCACGCATCGCGAACTGGTTCAAACAGGCCGCTCGGCCGGAATTGTTCATTAAAACGGGCATTGTGATTTACGGTGCGGTTCTGGGGGCAAAAGCTGCAGAAGAATCCGGACGTGCTACGGCAATCCTCTTCCGTGGACTTGCTGCAATTATTGAAGCCTATTTGATTTACTGGGCTTTGGTGTATCTGCTTGCCAGAAAAGTGTTCGGCTTCAGCCGAGAGTGGGCTGCACCACTGGCGTCTGGTATTTCTATCTGTGGCGTCACCGCGGCAATCACAACAGGTGCTGCCATTCGCGCCCGACCAGTGGTACCAGTGATGGTTTCCTCGCTGGTTGTTATTTTTGCAGTGCTTGAAATGTTAATCCTGCCACCGCTGGCCCACTATATCATGCCAAACGAGCCGATGGTTGCAGCAGGGTGGATGGGCCTTGCCGTAAAGACCGATGGGGCAGCGTTTTCCAGTGGCGAAGTTACCGCAGGACTTTACTACCCAGATCCCGAAGATCCTGCACGGAAGTGGATGGCACTGACAACCACCACCGTAAAGGTGTTTATTGATGTGTTTATTGGTGTATGGGCAGTGGTGCTTTCGGTGATCTGGTCCTGGAAAATTGAAAAGAAAGAAGGTAGCTCGCGGCTACCGCTACGTGAAATATGGGAAAGGTTTCCCAAATTCGTATTTGGTTACGCACTGACCTTCGGTATTTTCTTTCTGGTGGGGCTTTCTTCACCTGAAGTAATACCGGACTTGAAGCGGGGAACCAGTCAGGCAGATGTCTTCCGACGGTTGTTTTTCGTGCTGACCTTTTTCAGTATCGGGCTGGCAACAAATGTCCGAAGGCTTTGGGCAGAGGGGCTTGGGCGGTTGGCACTCGTCTATATCGTGAGCCTTTTTGGATTTGTGATCTGGATTGGTTTGGCGATTTCGTGGCTGTTCTTCCACGGCGTTCCAGCAGGGAGTAATTAA
- a CDS encoding serine/threonine-protein kinase — MNPNEINPELATDHQIQKSIMDLQQTETFRPSKDTDPVQNPIAEEFPSIDGYQIDRLIATGGMGCVYQGREIALDREVAIKTLLPKANSERFLIESKITAKLPHPNIPAVYQIGTLDSGAPFLAMKLVQGETLDKLLKNRTEETANQSKLIQIFEQIAQAVGFAHSKGVVHRDLKPLNVMIGAFGEVQVMDWGLAKDNSAEITLTSDLGQTEAHLTHAGTIMGTPKFMSPEQARGEAVDARSDVFALGAILTVILTGKSVFEAENAKATIAMAAAGNTQPAVERLQACGADQGLIDIALDCLEVNPEDRPPHAGKVATAVRNYQRSVEKQYRKTIAEKAAAATKEQERRVRGKILRYGTSALVIILVAGIIGTTIGMVRANQARAQEDIQKKRAIANAQEAQEEAITTRATLDFLQRDFFQISSARGQHRLEEGKVPINPDITLKEAVLRATNVINGRFTNQPKVEAELRTTLANTLDEIGEKEIALENAKKGYEVALKAFGPHHQMTLYVRTTVARLSNLPLDAFEKECKEILALQQQYLSDFHQDTLFTHLLIADCFAQRGEFTKYSEIVQWVYKTQVAQFGEHHPTTVYTFKKITDGNMLGQDLDQILSSLNSILDHQTSTLGADHPDLIETYQQLATISMLKGSIEKASNYSTRTIDIAKKNYGEKHAITRLARCNSSELIYASDKINEYLPIVKEICNEAIELDAPISEIIFYEKKLLYGYTIAKNYQEVIERSPELVMTCQNHQLHADCLEIMWYWMKSARSLKNDDEANRIKKEALDYISIYVQNPNFADRFVNKFNTPDLPIINFSLDVDQSRIPEGILKDVLVLIQECNKLPELISRKRYAEAAKTLDNTLQTIDEKFPYLSEQFQPQSEYLVNLYSLAGLIDFKNKNFSSALRHQIRSREIIHKIHGDSHLLYAEQIQAIGVTQIQLMQQEESYPNFVKAYEIRKKQLPESDPLLLESTRDMAWVLEQQNKHGDALQYRLVCLKSTRQILGESNPAVLQAMKDVIAIYQLLKESELELDMQRQLVEWARIHLPENDDKHMYEMRELAIKQFHAGQQEDAFSNFQTAHCLRELAFGKADPRTLESLRDVAWLHEVQDNFQDAYAIYQEVYSRWLGVRGAADENTLLAACEFANFAERCSQYSVAKEVFESNLMAINTLPEKKHTFLVHRCHAWSLGLLGFLEAREKNYDAAIKHLENSLALIEKHQLEQNSHTASEKNRYERLLKALMKKKQPK; from the coding sequence ATGAATCCAAATGAAATCAACCCAGAACTCGCCACGGACCACCAAATTCAGAAAAGCATTATGGACTTGCAGCAAACCGAAACCTTCCGTCCATCAAAAGATACTGATCCGGTGCAAAATCCCATTGCAGAAGAATTCCCCTCAATTGATGGTTATCAGATTGACCGCCTGATCGCCACTGGCGGCATGGGGTGCGTCTATCAGGGACGTGAAATTGCCCTCGACCGAGAAGTGGCAATCAAAACACTGCTTCCCAAAGCAAATTCTGAAAGATTTCTCATCGAATCGAAAATCACTGCAAAATTACCCCACCCAAATATCCCTGCGGTCTACCAGATCGGCACACTTGACAGTGGGGCACCTTTTCTGGCGATGAAACTGGTGCAGGGGGAAACTCTCGACAAGTTGTTGAAGAACCGAACAGAAGAAACAGCAAACCAGTCGAAACTGATCCAGATTTTTGAACAGATTGCTCAGGCCGTGGGTTTTGCCCACTCCAAAGGGGTGGTGCACCGCGATTTGAAGCCACTGAACGTGATGATCGGTGCGTTCGGCGAAGTTCAGGTGATGGATTGGGGGCTGGCGAAGGATAATTCTGCAGAAATCACCCTCACTTCCGATTTGGGGCAGACCGAAGCCCACCTGACCCATGCGGGAACGATTATGGGAACGCCGAAGTTTATGTCGCCGGAGCAGGCCAGAGGGGAAGCAGTTGACGCACGGTCGGATGTGTTTGCCCTGGGGGCGATTCTGACGGTGATTTTGACAGGGAAATCCGTTTTTGAAGCTGAAAACGCGAAAGCCACCATTGCAATGGCGGCAGCAGGCAACACGCAGCCCGCAGTGGAACGTCTGCAGGCCTGTGGGGCCGATCAGGGGTTGATCGATATCGCACTGGATTGTCTGGAAGTGAACCCGGAAGATCGCCCACCCCACGCAGGGAAGGTGGCCACGGCGGTACGGAATTATCAACGGTCTGTGGAGAAACAATACCGCAAAACGATCGCCGAAAAGGCCGCCGCAGCCACCAAAGAACAGGAACGGCGTGTGCGTGGGAAGATCCTTCGATACGGCACCTCCGCACTGGTGATTATTCTGGTTGCAGGAATCATCGGTACCACCATTGGCATGGTGCGGGCAAACCAGGCACGTGCTCAGGAAGATATTCAGAAAAAGCGTGCCATTGCCAATGCACAAGAAGCTCAGGAAGAGGCAATTACCACCCGCGCCACGCTGGACTTTTTGCAACGCGATTTCTTCCAGATCAGCTCCGCCCGTGGGCAGCACCGTCTGGAAGAAGGGAAAGTCCCGATCAATCCGGACATTACCTTGAAAGAAGCTGTGCTTCGCGCCACGAATGTGATCAACGGGCGGTTTACCAACCAGCCAAAAGTAGAAGCGGAATTGCGTACCACACTGGCAAATACGCTCGATGAAATTGGCGAAAAAGAGATCGCACTGGAAAATGCCAAAAAAGGCTATGAGGTGGCGTTGAAAGCATTTGGCCCCCACCACCAGATGACGTTGTATGTCCGCACCACCGTCGCAAGGTTAAGCAACCTGCCGCTGGATGCGTTTGAAAAGGAATGCAAAGAAATCCTGGCCCTGCAGCAACAGTACTTGTCTGATTTTCACCAGGATACTTTGTTTACTCATTTGTTGATTGCGGACTGTTTTGCACAGCGTGGCGAATTCACTAAGTATTCAGAAATTGTGCAATGGGTTTACAAGACACAAGTGGCGCAATTCGGAGAACACCACCCCACTACTGTTTATACCTTCAAGAAGATTACTGATGGCAATATGCTGGGGCAGGATCTTGATCAGATATTATCTTCTTTAAATTCGATACTGGACCATCAAACATCGACACTGGGAGCAGATCATCCGGATTTGATCGAAACTTATCAGCAACTAGCTACAATCTCAATGTTGAAAGGGTCGATTGAAAAAGCAAGTAATTATTCTACAAGAACTATTGATATCGCCAAAAAAAACTATGGAGAAAAACATGCCATTACACGTTTGGCAAGATGTAATAGTTCTGAATTAATATACGCATCAGACAAGATCAACGAATATTTGCCAATCGTTAAAGAAATTTGTAATGAGGCAATAGAACTGGATGCACCGATATCAGAAATAATTTTTTACGAGAAAAAACTGTTGTATGGATACACCATTGCAAAAAATTATCAGGAAGTTATTGAGCGATCACCTGAGCTTGTGATGACTTGCCAAAATCACCAGCTGCACGCTGATTGTCTGGAGATAATGTGGTATTGGATGAAATCTGCAAGATCCCTAAAAAATGATGATGAAGCAAATCGAATTAAAAAAGAAGCACTTGATTATATCAGTATTTATGTACAGAATCCAAATTTTGCTGATAGATTTGTCAACAAATTTAATACGCCGGATTTACCCATCATCAATTTCAGTCTGGATGTGGACCAATCTAGAATCCCAGAAGGTATTCTGAAGGACGTTCTAGTGCTTATTCAAGAATGCAATAAACTACCAGAACTGATTAGTCGAAAAAGATATGCAGAAGCGGCCAAAACATTAGACAACACACTCCAAACAATTGACGAAAAGTTCCCTTATCTATCAGAACAATTTCAACCACAATCAGAATATCTCGTAAATTTGTATTCATTAGCAGGCCTTATTGATTTTAAAAACAAAAATTTTTCATCCGCATTACGCCACCAGATACGGAGTCGGGAAATTATTCATAAAATTCATGGCGATTCCCACTTGCTATATGCAGAACAAATTCAAGCAATTGGTGTCACTCAAATCCAGCTCATGCAGCAGGAAGAATCCTATCCCAATTTTGTCAAGGCCTACGAAATTCGCAAGAAGCAATTGCCAGAAAGCGACCCCTTGTTGTTAGAAAGCACCCGCGACATGGCGTGGGTATTGGAACAGCAGAATAAGCACGGTGATGCACTGCAATACCGCCTGGTGTGCCTGAAATCCACCAGACAGATCCTGGGGGAATCCAACCCCGCAGTGCTGCAGGCGATGAAAGATGTTATTGCAATCTATCAACTTCTGAAGGAATCAGAACTCGAACTCGATATGCAGCGACAGCTTGTGGAGTGGGCACGGATTCATCTGCCGGAAAACGACGACAAGCACATGTACGAGATGCGGGAACTGGCAATCAAGCAATTCCATGCTGGCCAGCAAGAGGATGCATTCAGCAATTTCCAGACAGCCCACTGTCTGCGGGAACTGGCATTTGGCAAGGCCGACCCAAGGACATTAGAAAGCCTGCGTGATGTGGCATGGCTGCATGAAGTACAGGACAATTTTCAGGATGCATATGCCATTTATCAGGAAGTGTACAGCCGCTGGCTGGGCGTGCGTGGGGCAGCAGACGAAAATACGCTCCTTGCAGCCTGCGAATTTGCCAATTTTGCTGAACGATGTTCACAATACTCTGTGGCGAAAGAAGTCTTTGAATCAAATCTTATGGCAATCAACACCCTTCCTGAAAAAAAACACACTTTTCTAGTGCATCGTTGCCATGCCTGGTCTTTGGGGCTGCTGGGTTTTCTGGAAGCCAGGGAGAAAAATTATGATGCAGCGATTAAACACCTTGAAAATTCGCTTGCGTTGATTGAAAAGCATCAACTGGAACAAAATTCCCATACTGCAAGTGAAAAAAACCGTTACGAACGCCTTTTGAAAGCTCTGATGAAGAAGAAGCAGCCGAAATGA